The genome window GTAGCAGCTTTTTCAGAGTCGGCAAGGACCTCTAGGAGGGTCCTCCGATTAATGCCGTCCTTGTCAGGGGTCTGTTGGAAGTTTACAGCTtaagttattgttttataacccaacgctgctttaaatttctccacaactttatccctggtctgtctgtctgctctaATCCTCGGTTATCATGAGGCTGTTTGATCGCTAACGGTCTCTTACACACCTCTGTGGCCTTGGAAAACCCCGCTGGACTCTCACTGAGATTCCACACAAGGGGATCAAAGTAAAGCGCACATGCCAAGCTtctcaatttttctttttaaaacatttctaaaaacatATAGCATTCCCTTATGAAGACTTTTGCTGGGACGTGGAGTTTGTTTTACCAGGGCAGAAACGAGACATCATCTGTGAGAAAGATTGTGTTTTATGGTTTTTGGAGGCAAAAGTGAACTGATCCCCAAAAGACAAAATGACTAACGACTGATAGTCTCTTCACCTCTTAATTACTCGAGAAAATATCaatttccttttgtttcattgaGCACAGCCAATCCCATAATAATGTCCTACTCAGGCAAACACCCTGTTGGCCCAAACCACAGAGATCGTTAGTTGAAATTTCTTTTAAGTTTAATCAGAAGACGggtttcttttatttcaaattcacatatcttttatgaaatatttgatGGAAGGAActttatttcttgaaattatcttttttgtgtgtcagcatttatacattttatcagGCTGTCTGACCTACGACTGTTGTTTTGATGTTTCACTGAGTATAAAATGCTGCATTGCAtcactttgtctttttaattttgtgtcaATCCACCATTGTATTAAAAGCTGATCAGCATGCGTGTGCGTTTTTGGTCGTGCATGTCTTCAGCCTGTGCTCTCATCATAGCTCTGAACTGGCTCTCGTCCACTCTCTTCTAGTTTTGTTTGCCAGTTCCAGTGAACTCTTCCCCTTTCTGCCTCGGCCTTCTCTCTGGGACCGAGCCTGGCTCTGTTTTCCCAGCGTTTGTTTGGACGTGTGCGAGAGGGTGCTTGTATGCGTGCGTCTCTGCTACCTACCTGtgaccccaccccccacccctcgCCCCCCGCCCCTCAGTCTGCACATGCTCTCATTTTCTGTTCAACAgcacttttctttttccaccATTTCgcttttgtctctcttgtccccaccacacacacatacgaATGTTGTCCCAGTTGACTGTGTGAGGCTCTGTTGTGCTCGTCGctgtgccatttttattttcatttgagcCCCCTCCCCTCACCCCtggtgcttttgttttttgttcttgtagTTGCAGGACCCCCGCATGTATGATCAGGTCTATAGGTACTTAGACCTTCCAGGGCAGgtatgtgacaaaaaaaaacaacaaatgatttatttattttttttaaatattgtgtgATTTCTGCTTTAGCAACTTGCTGCTCTACCTCTTTACAGCTCTGTGTGTTTTAActctttatgaataaatattggGGACAGAGAGTGCTGATAAGGCAATTGTTATCCTGTTTTTAATTAACTCAGTACTTTGATTTGGTTGATGGATGAGCACTTTGTGTTTTGGGCTTTGTACGAGACGGGATTTTCCTTTACCGCATCTCTTCTTtagcggaaaaaaacaaaaactcttaCTTCAAAGAGCTAAATAAACGAGCTGTCTAATTAACACATCTGCAGCGTTAGGTTCAAGCAAGACAGAAGTCACAGATACTTCCGTACCAAAGTTAAATTTAGAGGGTTTAGCAgcatttagagaaaaaaataaatgcaattatCTTTCTGTTTATAAATCAGGGTGCAAATCTCAACGCAGCTTGTCGTTTGTGTTAACAAGCCGTTTTTTTTCCGCTGTGAGAAAATATCCCAAACGGCTaatcttttatcttttcttcCTCTCATCTTCTTTCACTCATCCTCATATCATTTACCGTGGCTTTGTCCTGCATGTGGATTTTCTCCCTCTCACTCATCTCGTACCCCCAATAATTCCCCTCTCATTCGGCAACGCACCCCCCCCATCGGCCGCTCTGCAACAGCTGAAGGCGATCGACCGTCCGCCCGAGCCGGAGAAGGTGCCTCGGCAGCCTCACGATCGGAAGAAGGAGTGGCAGAAGCTGGCGCTGGGGCCAGAGCTCGCTCAGGATATCCCAGAAGACAAGCACAGGGAGGCCAACGGATCTACCGGTTATCACGACAGCAGGTGTGTGAAGGACGATTTGTTTTCCAGCTCTGGCGTCTCCAGTTTACCGACTCTGTATTAAAACTCAGAGGGCCGCAAAATGATCTGCTATAAACTCGCTGTAAGGCGCATTTAGACTTTAAAATAGGCAAAAAAATGGATTAAGACACCTGGAAATTAgagtttgtaaatgtttggaATGAAAAAAGGGCGTGAACCTTTAGTAAAGCTTTGAAACGAGAACTGAAAACGGATTTAATCAAAGCAAAATGTAAATCACCAATGgctttaacagctgaaaaatggACAATAATGTCTATAGCATTAATGACAGTTTTTATTATGGCGCCGAGCTCCATTCCTACTCATGTTCAATACTTCAAATCAGTTTAATTAAGATGTTATGCAAAACTTGCTGATTCTTTTGGACGCATCAATATCGTGAACGCCAGACAGAAAATCTTTCCTACAAAGGCAGATAAGAATAGATTTCATGTAAATATGTATGACCGTGTGGCCCATGTATTGATGGATAGCCACAGTTTCAATCAAGGGTGGATTTCTTTAGTCTCCAGGAGCCCAAGGTTAGGAACTACTGCAGCCGCTGAGCCACATTTATATTCAtgcctgagaaaaaaaaaaactattaattttGAACAGCTTTGTACCGGTGCCTTGGAAAAGCATTCATgcctcttcaactttttcacattattttcatgttccaaccacaaacttcactgtATTCACCAGGGGTATAATGTGACAGATATAAACAGAGTAGAGCATGATGATGAaatggattgaaatgtattcatgcCTACAACTTCTGCTCATTCATTTTCAGTCAGATGGGATGGAGAGCAGCTGTGAACAACAGTGTCCATATCTTACAGTACAACTAAGGCTCAATTGTATTTAGATCCGGACTTCGACTCTACGAACTATATGGATCTGGTTAACTGAAGATTAATGAAGGTTATTTTGGAAGAAAAGCCACATAAAGTCCTGTTTTATACTTgccaaattcaattaaattccattttatttatatagcagattatatagattgggtcaaaaagtttcctatcgaaggaaacccagtagattgcatcaagtcttgacaagcagcattgactcctcctgaaagagttgtctgcattgtcaatggctttgcagcaatccctcataatgagcaagcatgaagcgacagtggaaagaaaaactccagcagaaccaggctcagtgtgaacggtcatctgcctcgaccgattgggggttacagaagacagagcagagacacaacaagagagacaagcAAAAGAGacaagcacacattgatccaggaatcctttctatgttatatgttaatagcagatgatctgtcgtccctggatgatgtcacagctaacagaacgccggaccaggtgtacctactatgaaggggAAAAGAAGACATATGTGGAAGAAGGGGCTTTGGTCAGACAGGACAATAAACTAAACTTTTTACCTACATGCAAAACTCTGGAGTAGATTTTTATAATAGTGCACATTACCCTGAACACACATGCCCTCTGTTAAGTCTGGTGGTGgttgcatcatgctgtgggtatgCTTTTGTTTGGAAAAGagaagtttgtagttgtaatgtgacaaaaactggaaaaagatcagttggtatttagataaaaaaattttttcgaAGGATctgcatttttcttctctgtgttGGTAGAACCTTACACAAGGAGGTGGGTGGGTGTGTATAAAATGTCCGTCATGTGTGTTTCTGCTCAGAACCGCCTTGTACATGGAACATCTGGACGGGCATTTCTCGCTCGCAGCGCTGCCCTACACCCAGATGAACGAGCTGCTGAACCGCACCGGGGACAGAATGTATTCCCGACCCCACGACCCTCCGCCGCCGCCTCCTCCCGGGCACCCGCTGGGCGAAATCAAGCCCCCTTCTGTGATCAGGTGGGGCGTCAGAAGCTTGcgcagaagttttttttaacacataaaaacacaatatgtaTCGATTTTGCTGGTCAAAGATTAAGGACATGATCAATAGTTTAAGGCCATTGAGCATATTAAAGgctgtttttctgcttcttctgCTCTTTAAGAGATCAGACAAATTGATCAAGCCAACATCAAagagttttctcttttttttttttttgttccagcaGCTGTCCTTGAGCATTCTTCTGCTTTAAGTCGCTTCACCCCAGTCTTGTATGCTTATGTACCTCTCGGGCATTTGTTTGACATCTtgccatttcttcttctttatgaaTCTCCGTTGATGTCCCTGCCTCACTTTCACCTCCTTTTAAAAACCTGTGCAGGGGCATGTGAGTGTGTTTGTAGAAAATATGCTCCGTGCTATTTTCTGCAGTGCAATTTTCTCTGCAGGAGGACACATTGTTGTTAGCTTTTCCGTCTTTGTGTTGCAGTATCCTGATTCACAGGTATATTTACCCTCACAGTTTTAGCTTCAGTGAATGGCCCGCATCATTAGGACTCTGTCTTTAATGTGGCTAAATGCTGATGGACGTTATCTGATAACAATGACATTTCAAAGGACGCTGCTGAAATGATTTCTCAGtcatccccccccccagctcatgtattattgcacatttttaattaagaagAGTTCTGATTTagttgaacaaaacaaacaaggatGTTGACATTTGCTTCCTCCCAAAGGAAGGATTCTAGTTTTCCCACAGCATATAATCAGTTGATTGAGATGGattttcaaaattaaacagATGATGTAATCAGCCGCAGTCCACTTGCAGAGCCTTAGGGCCAAAGCATTTATACAACTTGAACGCCTTCACATTCTATCATGGTGCAGCCACACATTTCAGTGTATTGTTGTGAGATTTAAAGGAAGCATAGcgcaagttccaggatttttgcagacacctgccccctctggcgacaaatTGAAataacaccagtgttgtgcaggtgcatgggagaagagggaaATATATGTTACATTTAAGTAACAATACAGCTTACCTCTTCAAAGGAAGCGGTAAGCTGTGtctaaaggtatagtggacaatctttttcAGCTTAGAGTtccaccttatctattggttgtcccacatgccaatcattctgacacgctcacgtaaCGGCAGTATGCGTGTACGTTCCTTGCTAATTTCCTCTTGCTGACTGTGCGTGCACACCTCTAGTGTTTAGTGTCTAGAGTCGCAGGAAGCAAAGTGtatgagaagaagaggcaggcctcaaaataaataaataaatgagaccagagtgtatttggatgaacaagaccatcttacctgcaaTGACTATGCAATaacacagttattcaaaaagggacttgggtgtttcttacctacatttctggaaaaaaaaatcattcactctacctttaagggtaggttcttattgccacattgccagataGGAGACTATAAAAgaatactactaataataataagacaATATATGAAAACCTTGGGACACTAAAGTTTTTGTTGGTTTTCAACATAAAATAGtgattgtaaaacaaaaattgaaATCTGAAAAGGTTTCTGGAAACGTTTGCGAGGTAGGGaatgttcttttaatgtttaCCTACAAAATGTACTGCAGAAAGTTCCTGACTAAAGGCGCAGCATATGAAAGGAAAGGAACAACCGTTTTAGGTGTCAGTCTGAATAAACCACGTCAttgttttcccccccccccccccctccccccctcccctccagcTCCAGTTCAGGTTTCTCCGACAGCAGACCTCAATCCCCAGCGAGGACAGCAGGCCTCAACTCCGGCACTCCTCCTCCGCCGCCACCCCCTctcccacctcctcctcctcctttgccCTCCACGGGCCTGCGAGGCGCTGCTCCTCCTCCCATTCCTCCTCTGCCAGTCCAGCATCAGCATCAGCCTCCAGCCATCCCTCCTCCCCCTGCTCCCCTCCAGATCGCGCCCGGGGTGCTCCACCCGGCCCCACCGCCTGTCGCGCCTCCTCTCCACTCCTTGTCCCCGGCCCGCCTccagcaccaccaccaccacgacAAGGGCCCGTGCGGAGGCTCCGGGACCCAGTCAGATGGCACCATGCTGCCCCCTCCCCCGCCACCACCTCCACTGCCGCTCCCTGGAGCGCGAAGCTCGTCGCCCTGTCTGTCAGGCCCCCCACCTGCGTCGGCCTTCCCCTCAGCGGGAGCCATGGCCTCCCCGCCTCCTCATGCCATGCACGATGTGGGGACCAAGAGGCACCATCCATCCAATCTGCCACCAATCAGCGACGCACGCAGCGTACTCTTGGAAGCAATCAGGAAAGGTCAGATGTGTTTTACGCGCAAAACTTGCAAATCTGTGCAattcaaagtaattttttttatttaaaattttttttttgcttttcaaaaGTGCTGCagtatttttcatttatctGTTTCTTTTATGCTAGTTACGTATTAAAAGGCATGTAATCTAATTTTACAACTCCGTTGAGGCTTGTTGTGTGGCAAAATTGAGGAATATGTAAataagcatgaaaaaaagcGATTATATTATGCCTGGAATGCTGATCTCGTTGATCAATGAACCAGACAATGCCCACTCAAGACAAAAGTAATGATCGCAAAGTCTCCAGCTTAAATTTGAGTTTATTAAAGGTACTTATAGCAATTTGTCCACAGAGGAGGAAGAAGTCAGCATAGCTAATGTCTCGAGTGCAACATTTTGAAGACTTAAACGGTCATCCTGCAGAGGGATTTCACCGCTGTCTGTAATTCACCACAGTGGCTAATGACCGCTGGTCGCTCAAAACATTAAATCCTGGcagattattattgttattatttctgCCCCTGTTCAGACCAGCATTGTTACTCAGGTGCCCACAGATATCAGCTCTTCAAACAGCTTTGTAACCAGAACACTTCAAATAAGGGAGTCATGTGGTAATTACATGTAATAGGTGCACGGTTTACTCATGAGGGTGTAACTGCAGCACAGTAGTGGAGCTGCAATATCACTAAAACAGACGTTGTTTTGCCCAAAGAAGTTACTTCTAACCACGGTTTATGTATTAAAGTTCTAAAATTACTTAGCAGATTGTTGCGTATTTATACTTCATACTTCAGATACTTTGTTATACTGAAATATGCCTTTTTAAAGGCTTTGCAGGGTCAGATGAGAATTGCGTTCTTTGTCAAGGCCCAAAATAAAATTGAGCAAAACTGACCattgttgaaatgtttatttatttgtctagAGGCCTCTAGTTTGAGTGGCTTATTGCAAATTAACTTCTACTTAGAATCTCTAAATGTctttcattttgtaaaaaaaaaaaaaaaaaaaaaaaaaaaaaaaagaattcccCCTGGCTGAGAGTCTGCAGACTTCCTGGGAATCCGACACTGAGGTTTCTTCCTAATTTCCCCCCGCTGCAGGAATCCAGCTGCGAAAAGTGGAGGAGCAGCGAGAGCAAGAGGCCAAGCATGAGCGAGTCGGGAACGACGTGGCCACCATCCTCTCGCGGCGCATCGCCGTGGAGTACTCTGACTCGGAGGACGAGTCCGAGTTTGACGAAGGGGACTGGATGGAATGACGGAGGGTGTTGGGGGGGTGTCGGGGGCAGCCGTTGGTGGTTggtgataaaacattttcaggtgCCACCCCCACGCGCCGACACTCCTCGGCCCGCCgtcgaggaagaggagggttcTGATCGCCCCCATTTCCACAGTCGAGCTTCCTTTTCGTTCGATCTCGTCACCTCTCCGTCTTGTTGTGGCTTGTGTTCGGTGGAAAGACTCCATGTTGCTCTCATTGATCTGTCTATTGttattcctttttctttttttttttggccttcaTTCATATCTGCGACACCAATCTTCCTGGTACATCTTGTGATGACTCATCTTTACAGATATACAcgaaaaagacacatttttgaagattgacttttttttgttttatctgttcactgatgttggacaaaaaaaattataataacgGAGGCGGAAAAATGAAGGCATGTTTCATGTTTCTTAAGTTGTCCAAAATGATTTTGCCACCTGGTGGCTGAATATGGCattgagtgaatgctgcttttgtttattgtctttttatagtcttaaaacatttattgatttaGCAGGCCAGTAGTTCCCAGTACTGAGCACTACATGAACAGTTCCAACACCAGCTGGGCTTTCATTTCTCTCTTCTCTTACGTTGGAACTGACTTTACCAGAAAAGCAGacaaccgtttttttttttttttttttagtgaagaCAAGGAAGCATTTGGCTGCTGTGACCACACGTGTGCGTATCCATCCGTTTACCTTTGCTCCAGGGGAAACGTTTGACAAGAGGCTGCCTTTTTCTGTCTGTCCAGTTCCCCCGGAGCCACTTCTACCATTCCTGACCTCTAAACAATGATGGACAtgtcaaaaaagaaacacaaagccatcgatttttcttcttcttttttttttaaaaaaaagtaggttCATAAGTTTTCCTGACTCTTGGAGTGATTTTATACTCTGCAAGTGTATCTGAGTTCCTGCCTTCCTCCTTGTTCAGAGCGCACAGAGAGACCCAGAGCAACAGCGGGTAAGGACCATTAAATCTCACAGAAGGCAGCATATCTGTCAGATCCTCTTCCCCTTTGCTATGTACCCTGCCCACCAAACTGCAGAACCTTTCTCGCTTGCTTCTGCAGCTGTCGTTACAGGCGTTACGAGGCCTAAAACAGAAGAACCCGTCTGCCATCAGTTaggtttttttcctttttccaactTGCCTTattgtttgtacaaaaaaaaacaacatattctTGAGTTGATGAATGTATTGTGCCGTTACTACTTACTTGCCTGCGCTTGTATGGATTtgctgtttctctgtttttgggGCACAATGGGACAGAAACCCTGGTTTAAAGAAGAATGGGAGAAGATTAGAACATTACTGTATATGATATAATTTATGTAACTGTTGACTGTGACAGTTTGcttgaattaataaaaatctaatgtcATGTTTCAGCTCCATACCCTACACGCTGGTTTTCAAGCTCTGTTTTTAATTTGCCTTTTTTATGTTCTATTCTATGGCACTTTTAATTCCTGTGTAAACCTTTGCATAGATCATGTGGGTCTGCTACACATCTGCCAACAGAAGGGACATTTAAAGGGATATTTTAGAAATTCTTAGTGAAGTTCTCTGAAGTTATCAGGTCCCTTACCTTTAGTAGAAAGATGCCATGTTGCAGGGATCTTGCAGAAAAGtgaataaaatcttaaaaagctGACCAGAAGAAGCAGAGCCATCTCGAGGCAAAAGGGAAACTTTGCAACTGCCCCAGAAGCACTTCCTGATTTCAAAAACTTCTAAAGCCATGCATTTAAGGGCGAGCAATGGGTGGAATCCAAGGAGAGCTAAGGGGGTATTGTTAACATTTGACTCCATATTTGACCCTAATAGGAAAATAATGTTAGCCAAGAGATAAAAAAACGGAATGGATTGCAACAGTTTAGGCTTATTTGGCATTTGATATACTTATTCATAGGTAGAAAGATGGATTAGATGTATACTTTATTGTCACCACAGGGAAATTTGTCTTGGATATTGTACGCTACACAAAGCTGCttcaacaattaaatacactacaaacaataaaaatcatctGAACACAATAAACAAGTAAACTCGATAACAGCTGATCCATTAAGAAACGACAGATTGACACATGTGATCCAGCAAGTGAACCAGCAAATCAGACCAGAGCATGAGAAGTTACTATATGCCTGCTTTATTTAACAATCTGATTGAAGGGACAAAcgtgtttttaaatctgttcaGTCTAGAAGCAGGGATTCTAAACCGATTGCCAGATGGTATCGGCTCGTATTGTGAGTTGAGGATGTGAGCGGGATCAGACGGTACCCTCCGAGCAAGTTTGAGGACAGACCGTTCATTTTTGGACAAGTAGCTATTGTTTGTAGCTATTTCCCAATTTTTCACGATTTACCACAAATCTGTATTACCTAAACATAGTACTGCAGCCATCTCTTCCATTTTTATGGATAAAAGGGAATTTAGTTCTGTCTATATTCCAAAAGTTAGAACCTTGTAGGTTCTGCAAAGGATCTACACGTGGGCCGCCGGTGATAACACGTGAGGGGTCTGCCAAAAGTAAAGATGCAGCGTTAAAATAGGAAGGTTTCAGCTCAACGTGCTGTGACGCTCATCCATTGTCTTGTGATTCTCACCGCTCATTTTTTCACATCTACCGTGGGTGTTTTTCACCCCTTATCTAAACACAATGATTCTAACAATTTCAGTTAAAATATTCTGTGATTTGTGCTACCATCCTTCTTTctttcgtttcttttttttttgtcttttcacaGAATCCTGTTACTCATCACTATGTGACGTCTCACATCTCCACTTGTCAACTTTGGGACTGCTTATATTAGCTGTTTGATTCATTGTGAGAATATCTCAATTTTGTGGAGTGCTGATCCTTGAGTGCTTGAATTGTAGTTCAAAATTATTCTTCAACTACaattcaagaataattttgccTCCCATCAAAGGTGTTTGATGTAGATGgggacttcttttttttttgggcggggggggggggggggggggacaaaattattgcacaagttaaaatcttacaaataaaaaaacctaGTAAATTTGGCTTTTACTCAAATGGTGCACCAAAATCTGTGTTTACGTCATTTATAAAgattggctaaatacagcaagtgtttttaaagaaagactGACCAAAAGCTGTTCTTATTGCTgagagtaaacaaaaaaaacatttctttgaaaTGAGCCTTAAAGAATTTGCAAACTGAATCACCATCTTTTAATAACATATAATAAAGGCAAATGGGCAAAATCCTTTTAAAGTTTTGGATCTACGATGATTTACACATCACTGTCCTAGTAATTGgtttaaaatattgtatgcTCGCATTTTGTGGAGCGGGCAAGGAAAGAAAATCTTAATTTTGAGGtgtttatcatatttttttagccttttgtATAACCCCTTGACATGTTCGTAGGAAATCGGACAGGAGACTCAAATCCAAGAGTAATTTTAGATGGGATCATCTTTTGTATCATCCAGCAGCCCTCATTGGAATGGCAGTTTCTTTAAGGATGACCTACTGAATTTTCATCAGCCATAATCACCAAATTAtaagaaatgtttgaaatatCTTACTCTTGTGATATAAATCTATACATCACTTCttgaatttagttttaaaaaattagATGACATTGAATTTTCTCACAGTTTAGTTATATAagaagcattttttaataagaatatGATCAATAACATCACATTACTTGGTGTGGTGtatttgatgattttttttttttttgatcagtCTGTTTTTGTATCAGAGCTCCTTTAAGACACAGGCCTGAAAAAGCAGGATCAGTCCGTTTTTGTAAAAACGGACTGATCCtgcttttaaaattatttttcatttcaagTATTGAAACAATGTTCTaatgcttttttaaagttatgcaCTAACCATGTTATATGTAGAATGAACAAGCAGTTGTGGGATGTTTATACAATCGGGTcatgggggtagcagcttcagtatcGATCTCTCCATTTTTCCCCATATTCTAGGGAAtgaatgagagaaaattctaaTTCTATAAACATAAACATGAAGGTCCAGCGGAAATTACTTTATATTTAGCTGCTAAAACGTTTCATATTTCAAGTTTGAGTTCAAATACTGTTTCAAGGCTGTGAATGTGGattttgtttgaaacaaaaaccATAGGTACGCATCTCCTaccctttttatctttttgttagTTTCTCCATACGGCAGGCCCGTGCTCAGATAGACCCCTAGCTCTTGCCCTGTTGTCTTTTCTgttagagacattttttttctttattcatcaatatataaaaaacatttgacgGACATTGATTTGAGTTCTTGTGAGAATTCTGCACCTGCCTGAGCCACGCCATGCACAAGCTCACCCCttgctcctctctcctcctctccactGTTCTGAGCCGCAGCTTTAGACAAATAGGGTGATGTCCGTCTTTGTGGAATCAACCAACACTGTTCAGTGCAAGATTTACCTCAGTACTTGACATTATAGTGGCACTGAAAGCATTACCTGGCTTCTAGCCCGacacttcctttaaaaaaaaaaattaataaaaaaagaggagaaaaacagaGTGGAGTGGGATGGGGAGGGCCTCTagactgaaaagtgctttataaataaacttgccttgcctttagaCGTCACACCTGCTGAAAACGCTTGCCTTTTCATACAAAGAGCATCCATGCGGGAcacatagcctacatgtttttgtaCTCATGAAATCCATGATTTCAAAGCCTTGTCCAACTGTTTACTGACGTTTGTCAGGTTTAATGAAGACAGAGAGAGTGAGGGATACAGACAAGCtgtcacagacagacaggaaggCAGAGAAATTAAAGATTgctttacaaattaaaacagttcacttgttttgtttttaattaagatcttaattatttttatttgaaaacccAAAGGGGGTGGGGGAATGCATGACCACAATCATTTTGCAGGAGAATGTAAACACCAATGTGTTGAAATTAGAAACCAACATAGAACACAATTTAATAACAGCGTCCTGGGCAAAATGCGTTACATTAGTAAAAGTCACCTTTGGGAGTTCTTTCTACGCAAGCATTTATACTTAATCTGTACTTCAACAGTTGAGGTATCAATTTACTTGGTAATTAATGTTACAAACCAATGTATGTATAATAATGCTCTAAGATGGTGCATCACACAAAATAATAAGTAGGGAAAAGTTACATAGCTGTCTATTGGATTTTATTAGCAAAACATTAGggtcatttttaataactataCTGTCTTGCCTCTTTTGTAAATGTAATTTCAAAGACTAT of Fundulus heteroclitus isolate FHET01 chromosome 15, MU-UCD_Fhet_4.1, whole genome shotgun sequence contains these proteins:
- the wasf1 gene encoding wiskott-Aldrich syndrome protein family member 1 isoform X2; the encoded protein is MPLVKRTIEPRHLCHTVLPRNIKNELECVTNISLANVIRQLSSLSKYAEDLFGELFNEAHSFSFRVNSLQERVDRLSISVTQLDPKEEELSLQDITMRKAFRSSTVQDQQLFDRASLPVPLQESLQTCEEPPPLNILTPYRDDGKEGLKFYTDPSYFFDLWREKMLQDTEDKRKERRKQKLQDPRMYDQVYRYLDLPGQLKAIDRPPEPEKVPRQPHDRKKEWQKLALGPELAQDIPEDKHREANGSTGYHDSRTALYMEHLDGHFSLAALPYTQMNELLNRTGDRMYSRPHDPPPPPPPGHPLGEIKPPSVISSSSGFSDSRPQSPARTAGLNSGTPPPPPPPLPPPPPPLPSTGLRGAAPPPIPPLPVQHQHQPPAIPPPPAPLQIAPGVLHPAPPPVAPPLHSLSPARLQHHHHHDKGPCGGSGTQSDGTMLPPPPPPPPLPLPGARSSSPCLSGPPPASAFPSAGAMASPPPHAMHDVGTKRHHPSNLPPISDARSVLLEAIRKGIQLRKVEEQREQEAKHERVGNDVATILSRRIAVEYSDSEDESEFDEGDWME
- the wasf1 gene encoding wiskott-Aldrich syndrome protein family member 1 isoform X1, which translates into the protein MPLVKRTIEPRHLCHTVLPRNIKNELECVTNISLANVIRQLSSLSKYAEDLFGELFNEAHSFSFRVNSLQERVDRLSISVTQLDPKEEELSLQDITMRKAFRSSTVQDQQLFDRASLPVPLQESLQTCEEPPPLNILTPYRDDGKEGLKFYTDPSYFFDLWREKMLQDTEDKRKERRKQKLEMPYLVCPKSLTRVLTDTPPPPLTPPELQDPRMYDQVYRYLDLPGQLKAIDRPPEPEKVPRQPHDRKKEWQKLALGPELAQDIPEDKHREANGSTGYHDSRTALYMEHLDGHFSLAALPYTQMNELLNRTGDRMYSRPHDPPPPPPPGHPLGEIKPPSVISSSSGFSDSRPQSPARTAGLNSGTPPPPPPPLPPPPPPLPSTGLRGAAPPPIPPLPVQHQHQPPAIPPPPAPLQIAPGVLHPAPPPVAPPLHSLSPARLQHHHHHDKGPCGGSGTQSDGTMLPPPPPPPPLPLPGARSSSPCLSGPPPASAFPSAGAMASPPPHAMHDVGTKRHHPSNLPPISDARSVLLEAIRKGIQLRKVEEQREQEAKHERVGNDVATILSRRIAVEYSDSEDESEFDEGDWME
- the wasf1 gene encoding wiskott-Aldrich syndrome protein family member 1 isoform X3, which encodes MPLVKRTIEPRHLCHTVLPRNIKNELECVTNISLANVIRQLSSLSKYAEDLFGELFNEAHSFSFRVNSLQERVDRLSISVTQLDPKEEELSLQDITMRKAFRSSTVQDQQLFDRASLPVPLQESLQTCEEPPPLNILTPYRDDGKEGLKFYTDPSYFFDLWREKMLQDTEDKRKERRKQKLKAIDRPPEPEKVPRQPHDRKKEWQKLALGPELAQDIPEDKHREANGSTGYHDSRTALYMEHLDGHFSLAALPYTQMNELLNRTGDRMYSRPHDPPPPPPPGHPLGEIKPPSVISSSSGFSDSRPQSPARTAGLNSGTPPPPPPPLPPPPPPLPSTGLRGAAPPPIPPLPVQHQHQPPAIPPPPAPLQIAPGVLHPAPPPVAPPLHSLSPARLQHHHHHDKGPCGGSGTQSDGTMLPPPPPPPPLPLPGARSSSPCLSGPPPASAFPSAGAMASPPPHAMHDVGTKRHHPSNLPPISDARSVLLEAIRKGIQLRKVEEQREQEAKHERVGNDVATILSRRIAVEYSDSEDESEFDEGDWME